The region TTCTCAGTAACGTTCGGTTTATTGCCGATCTCCAAAATCAAGAAGTGAGTCTCACGGCTTTCGACCTCAGTCTGGGTATTCAAGCTCGTTTTCCCGCCACGGTAGAAGAAGATGGAGATCTGGCCCTTCCTGCTAAACTCCTCAATGACATGATCTCTCGACTCCCTTCAGGCGATCTCACCCTAGAGACTGACTCTGATGATGGCGAAACCCTTGACCCAAATGTAACCATTACCTGCTCCTGCGGACGCTATCAACTCCGAGGACTTGACCCTGAAGACTATCCAGCCTTACCCATCATTGACACTGGCGAAATCCTTACCCTTCCCTCAGCAGCTATTCTCGAAGGGTTGCGTGGCTGTTTGTTTGCAACCAGCTTAGACGAAACCAAACAAGTCTTAACCGGAGTTCATTTAACCGTTAAAGAAGATAGCGTAGAATTTGCCGCTACAGATGGTCATCGTCTAGCCGTTGTCACCACCAGTACAGAAAAAGATGAAGAAGAAAATGTGACTCCCATTCAGTCCAATATTCCCTTTGAAGTCACCGTTCCCGGTCGCGCTCTGCGGGAAATTGAACGCATGATTGGTTCACACAAAGAAGACATCAGCGTAGATTTAACTGTAGACGAGGGCCAAGTTGTATTTCAACTTCCCTCTTGTCGCCTTAATTGTCGCACCCTAGACGGCCAATATCCGGCTTATGAACAACTCATTCCCCAAGTCTTTGAACGGCAAATCGATCTCGATCGCCGCCAACTGTTAAGCTCAGTCGAACGGATTGCCATTCTCGCCGATCAGAAAAATAATGTGATCATGTTTAGCCTCCAAGGTGAGACTCAAGAAGTCATTCTGTCTGTCGAAGCAACGGATGTAGGTTCAGCAACTGAGTCCATTTCCGCAACCATTTCCGGAGAAGATTTGCAAATTGCCTTTAATGTGAAATATTTGGTCGATGCACTCAAGGCTATTCCTTCCCAAGAGTTGAAAATTCAGGTCAATACAGCCGATAAACCGGTAATTTTGTCTCCCCTTGGTGCGATCCAAATGACTTGTTTATTAATGCCAGTTCAAATTCGCAGTTAAAAGGGGATGCCTGGCAACGTTTCTTATGGCTCCCTACCCTAGGAGTATGGTGGATTACAGCAGTTTCTGCTCTGATCTCTCTACCCTTAAGCCTCCTTGTCACCTCTTGAGGTCCGCGACAGCAGAAATCGCTGTATGGTTTTGGATGATTGGCAGAAGAAAACCCGGTTTAAAAGCTAAATCGGGTATCACTAAAAACGGAAATTAATTTTTTGACTCACCAGAGCAAGAATCTTTACGATTCAACCCATTCTAAAACTGCCTCTTCTTTTGTATTCGTATCACGAGAAGGGGTTTTGCGGGTAAATTGCATATGAACAGAACGGTTTTGTACTCCATCAGCCGCAACTGCCATAATCGGATAATCAATTAAACCATCTTGGAAAGACATCTGGAATCGGAATGTTCCATCTGGATTGAGTTTAATCGGTTTACCACCAATGGTCACTGTAGCATCAGGTTCCGTTGCACCATATACAATGAGTTCTGCATCAGCTACCAACCAGAACTTGCGCGGTTGAATAGGAGGGGCAGAGAAGCCTACTCCAGACATATGTACACCAGACATAGTCGGCATTTCCATACCAGCTCCGGACATGGTTTGTCCCACACCAGACATAGTTAAACCGGCTCCAGACATGGTTTGACCTACACCGGACATGGTTTGACCCACACCGGACATAGTTAAGCCAACCCCAGAGGTAGTTAG is a window of Roseofilum reptotaenium CS-1145 DNA encoding:
- the dnaN gene encoding DNA polymerase III subunit beta, whose translation is MKLVCTQSDLSTNLSLVSRAIPSRPSQPILSNVRFIADLQNQEVSLTAFDLSLGIQARFPATVEEDGDLALPAKLLNDMISRLPSGDLTLETDSDDGETLDPNVTITCSCGRYQLRGLDPEDYPALPIIDTGEILTLPSAAILEGLRGCLFATSLDETKQVLTGVHLTVKEDSVEFAATDGHRLAVVTTSTEKDEEENVTPIQSNIPFEVTVPGRALREIERMIGSHKEDISVDLTVDEGQVVFQLPSCRLNCRTLDGQYPAYEQLIPQVFERQIDLDRRQLLSSVERIAILADQKNNVIMFSLQGETQEVILSVEATDVGSATESISATISGEDLQIAFNVKYLVDALKAIPSQELKIQVNTADKPVILSPLGAIQMTCLLMPVQIRS